A single Glycine soja cultivar W05 chromosome 14, ASM419377v2, whole genome shotgun sequence DNA region contains:
- the LOC114383381 gene encoding bidirectional sugar transporter SWEET3-like, with protein MAETLRMVVAVIGNVASVSLYAAPTVTFKRVIRKKSTEEFSCMPYIIALLNCLLFTWYGLPVVSNKWENLPLVTVNGVGILFELSYVLIYIWFSTPKGKVKVAMTAVPVLIVFCVIAIVSAFVFPDHRHRKLLVGSIGLGVSIAMYGSPLVVMKKVIQTKSVEFMPLPLSFCSFLASVLWLTYGLLIRDIFVAGPSLIGTPLGILQLVLHCKYWKRRVMEEPNKVELQKGNNTEKLDLEMGHGKECVTVPSNCN; from the exons ATGGCAGAGACCCTTCGTATGGTTGTTGCTGTTATTG GGAATGTTGCCTCAGTGTCTCTTTATGCTGCACCAAC GGTTACCTTCAAAAGGGTCATAAGGAAGAAAAGCACTGAGGAGTTTTCATGCATGCCTTACATCATTGCACTGCTGAACTGTCTTCTTTTCACTTGGTATGGATTGCCAGTAGTAAGCAACAAGTGGGAAAATTTACCTCTTGTCACAGTTAATGGAGTTGGGATTCTTTTTGAGTTATCCTATGTTCTCATTTATATCTGGTTTTCTACACCAAAAGGAAAG GTGAAGGTGGCCATGACAGCAGTACCAGTTCTTATAGTGTTCTGTGTGATTGCTATCGTATCAGCTTTTGTCTTCCCGGATCATCGCCACCGAAAGCTTCTGGTGGGTAGCATAGGCTTGGGGGTGTCAATAGCAATGTATGGATCTCCTTTGGTTGTAATG AAGAAAGTGATACAAACCAAGAGTGTGGAATTCATGCCACTTCCTTTATCTTTCTGCTCATTCTTGGCCAGTGTACTGTGGCTGACTTACGGACTCCTCATTCGAGACATTTTCGTTGCG GGACCAAGTCTGATTGGAACACCCTTAGGCATACTCCAACTCGTTCTCCACTGCAAATACTGGAAGAGGAGAGTGATGGAAGAGCCTAACAAGGTGGAATTGCAAAAGGGGAACAACACAGAGAAACTTGACTTGGAAATGGGACATGGAAAAGAATGTGTGACAGTTCCTAGTAACTGCAACTAA